One Verrucomicrobiales bacterium genomic window carries:
- a CDS encoding FtsX-like permease family protein — protein sequence MFVLRLVLKEILHRKLNFLLSVLAIAATVALFVAYLTLSEGSRRETVRVTRDIGFNLRIIPRETDMDQFWSAGYSDKTMPETTLRRLASYTNVFFSYNHLVASLQQRFNLEGKEVILTGLAPTITAPGQAKQPMGYSIPSNSVFLGFEVAQRLGLKKGGSLRLDRREFKVEQALAESGTDDDVRVFAPLREVQTLLKAEGQINEIKAIDCLCLTADQDPLKILRQELEKALPEAKVIQLRTIADARAKQRQLMEKYLAFITPLVLIASALWVCVLAILNVRERRTEIGILRALGHGSGSILMLFGLRSAVLGGVGALTGYALGSVMAHTVGPTMFKVTAASLRIEPALFWQALLAAPALAIVASIIPMVLAITQDPAVTLTEE from the coding sequence ATGTTCGTCCTGCGCCTGGTGCTTAAAGAGATCCTGCATCGAAAGCTGAATTTCCTGCTGAGCGTCCTGGCTATCGCGGCCACGGTGGCTCTCTTTGTGGCCTACCTCACTCTTTCCGAGGGCTCGCGCCGAGAGACGGTCCGGGTCACACGCGACATCGGCTTCAACCTGCGCATCATCCCGCGCGAAACCGACATGGACCAGTTCTGGTCAGCGGGTTACTCCGATAAGACCATGCCGGAAACCACGCTTCGCCGATTAGCCTCCTACACTAACGTCTTCTTCTCTTACAACCACCTGGTTGCGTCGCTCCAACAGCGATTCAATCTCGAAGGCAAGGAGGTGATTCTGACCGGCCTCGCTCCCACCATCACCGCCCCGGGCCAGGCAAAGCAGCCCATGGGATATTCCATCCCCTCCAACAGCGTCTTCCTGGGATTCGAAGTCGCCCAACGCCTCGGACTCAAGAAAGGCGGTTCACTTCGGCTCGACCGCCGAGAGTTCAAAGTGGAACAAGCCCTGGCTGAAAGCGGCACCGACGATGATGTCCGGGTCTTCGCCCCTCTCCGCGAGGTTCAAACGCTGTTGAAAGCCGAGGGTCAAATCAACGAGATCAAGGCGATCGACTGTCTCTGCCTCACTGCGGATCAGGATCCGCTCAAAATCCTTCGCCAGGAGCTGGAGAAAGCCCTGCCGGAGGCCAAAGTCATTCAACTACGCACCATCGCCGATGCCCGGGCCAAACAACGCCAGTTGATGGAAAAGTATCTGGCCTTCATCACCCCGTTGGTGCTGATCGCCAGCGCGCTCTGGGTCTGCGTGCTGGCCATTCTGAATGTGCGTGAACGGCGAACCGAGATCGGAATCTTGCGTGCCTTGGGGCATGGATCGGGCTCCATCCTCATGCTGTTCGGCCTCCGCTCGGCGGTGCTCGGCGGTGTGGGAGCCCTGACCGGCTATGCCCTGGGATCCGTCATGGCGCATACCGTTGGACCGACGATGTTCAAGGTCACCGCGGCCTCGCTTCGCATCGAACCAGCGCTGTTTTGGCAGGCCCTACTCGCCGCTCCAGCGCTGGCGATCGTCGCGAGCATCATCCCCATGGTGCTCGCCATCACCCAGGATCCCGCCGTCACCCTCACCGAGGAATAA